Genomic window (Candidatus Methylomirabilis sp.):
GATGAAGGATAGTGAAGCGACCAGAGTCCGCCGCTTCGGCTACCAGCAGACGGAGGGTGTTGGTCCCGACATCGATGGCCGCGTAGATCGCCATTTAATCCTCGGCGCTAAGAGCGTCTGCAGTATGCAGTCGGCGGACGAGGTCAGCCTCGGGCCGAACCGTGATCGTCTTCTCCTGCGTCAGGAGCACCGCCCCCGGCGCGGCCGCCCTCGGCTTCCTCAGGAATTTCCGCAGGACGTAGTCCACCGGCACCTTGACCTCCCCACGCGCCTGGCTGTAGTAGGCGGCGAGTTGCGCCGCCTCGCAAAGAGTCCGCGGTGGGGCCTGCTTTCCTTTCGCCAGGCGCACGAGGACATGCGAGCCCCGAATGCCCTGGGCGTGAAGCCACAGATCGTGAGGTCGGGCAAGCCGCCAGGTCAGGCGATCGTTGCCCGCTCCACTCTTGCCGACCAGGATCGAGAAGCCGTCAGAGGAGCGGAAGGTGCGCGGTTCGGGGCCTTCTGTGCGTTGAACGCGCGGCGCTGCCGGTCCTTGGACAGGTCTCCGCCTTGCCATACGGGCCAAGGCGGCATCAACCCACTGCAACTCGCCCGCGCCGTTCGCCATGCTCGCTTTCTGGATCAGCGACCGGAGCGTAGCTAGTCGCAGGGCTGCCTCTTCAAGACGCGTATTGACGATAGCCGCTCCGCGTTTCGCCTTGCGGTGCAGCGCGAAGAAGCGTTGAGCATTCTCCTCGATGGAACATGCGGGGTCCAGCTCGACTCGCAGCAATGGCGTTCCCGGCTCAGCGTAGTCGGCAAGTTCGACCGTTTGCTGTCCACGCCGAATATTGGCCCGATTGGCAAGCAGGAGCCGGCCCTTCCGCGCATGGAGCTCGCCATCACGATAGAGAGCGGCCTCCTGCCCGAGCCCAGCCAAAAGCCGCTCCGCGGCGCCGATCTCACTCTGCAGACGGCGCAGCAACCCAACCTGAAGGGCCTGCAACCGCTCACCCTGTTCGCGGCTTGCATGGTAGGCAGCAAGCGCCTCAGCCATCGTGGAATAAGGAACCTGGTGATCGGTAGGAACCGTGACGAGTGGAAAGGCTGCGATGCCGACCGGCTCCCCATCGCTCCCCATGAGAAGCTTGGGTTCGAAGGCAGCGGTAGCCACGCAGTCCATGAACTCGTGAAACGGCTTCCACAAGGCGCGCGCTTGCTCGTCGAGCGAGGCGAGTGTCGAAAGGCCGGAACGGGCCACCAGTTCCGTCGCCATTAACGAGCTGAATCCTGTAAAGCAGGTCGCGAGGACGCGCGCCGGTTCGACCCCTTCAGCAAGGCGCACACGAACCAGTTCTTGAAATTCGTCCTCGTTGACAAATCTGGGATCGATGCGGCTGTTATCGAAGGGGGGCTGATACGGCTCGCCCGGTCCCGGTGTCTTGCCCCTCGTTCTTCCGGAGGCTGAGCGAAGGCGGTCGATGACCGTTCCAGTGACTCGATCGACGAGGAAAAAGTTGCTCGCAGGCCCAAGCATCTCTATATACAGGGTCATGGCCGCCTCAGACAGCGGGCCGCCGCGCATATGTATCGCCATGATTCGGTCCAACCCTACTTGCTCAACCGCCTCAATCAGCGCCTCCTTCGTTTTTGAGGCGACGAGGTCCCCAAACCTCGATGAGGGCAAAGACGACTTGCGGGGCGGCGGACGTAGTTCGACCCTGGGCGCATCAGGCTTCACAGAAAGCAGCAACCCTCCAGGCCGGTGTCGTTGAAATACCAGCATCAGGCTCCAGCGATCG
Coding sequences:
- a CDS encoding NFACT family protein, giving the protein MDAFCLAAIIQELQGVVVGATIDRVVQPDRWSLMLVFQRHRPGGLLLSVKPDAPRVELRPPPRKSSLPSSRFGDLVASKTKEALIEAVEQVGLDRIMAIHMRGGPLSEAAMTLYIEMLGPASNFFLVDRVTGTVIDRLRSASGRTRGKTPGPGEPYQPPFDNSRIDPRFVNEDEFQELVRVRLAEGVEPARVLATCFTGFSSLMATELVARSGLSTLASLDEQARALWKPFHEFMDCVATAAFEPKLLMGSDGEPVGIAAFPLVTVPTDHQVPYSTMAEALAAYHASREQGERLQALQVGLLRRLQSEIGAAERLLAGLGQEAALYRDGELHARKGRLLLANRANIRRGQQTVELADYAEPGTPLLRVELDPACSIEENAQRFFALHRKAKRGAAIVNTRLEEAALRLATLRSLIQKASMANGAGELQWVDAALARMARRRPVQGPAAPRVQRTEGPEPRTFRSSDGFSILVGKSGAGNDRLTWRLARPHDLWLHAQGIRGSHVLVRLAKGKQAPPRTLCEAAQLAAYYSQARGEVKVPVDYVLRKFLRKPRAAAPGAVLLTQEKTITVRPEADLVRRLHTADALSAED